A single genomic interval of Spirosoma linguale DSM 74 harbors:
- a CDS encoding Radical SAM domain protein (PFAM: Radical SAM domain protein~KEGG: pzu:PHZ_c2389 hypothetical protein) — protein MKKIRQPRIRGLVLKVASRCNLNCSYCYVYNQGDTTYRDQPFLMTNATVELLISRVNDYCRQYRIRAFRFVFHGGEPLLAPVSFYHQFVSQVERVLPAHTRVEYTLQTNGVLLTDDWCRALGELGVRIGISIDGPAAVHDAFRVDHRGRGSYAAAVAGLRRAQTHLALRYHPGVLVVIDPTTQPEAFLEHFARIDVKTLNLLLPDGTHHKLPPHCRPDEMRTPYGDWLIRLFDAWFLLPYTTRVRIRFFQQIINLILGFAETTEAIGQTHALFLVIETDGSIEAEDSLKVCKSGITKEGMHLRTHSLVSSLAAPLIAQCANSHQTLPTACQCCPIRRVCGGGVLLHRYHPANGFDNPSVYCRDLLKLITHIQNQILAVLPPSLLAETGVRPLSYEQVLTMLNERGNQRKVGLVE, from the coding sequence ATGAAAAAGATTCGCCAGCCGCGCATCCGGGGGCTGGTGCTGAAAGTAGCCAGTCGTTGCAACCTTAATTGCTCCTATTGTTACGTATATAATCAGGGGGATACAACATACCGGGACCAGCCCTTCCTGATGACCAACGCAACGGTTGAGCTACTCATTAGCCGGGTGAATGACTACTGTCGGCAATACCGTATTCGGGCTTTTCGATTTGTTTTTCACGGGGGCGAGCCATTGCTAGCCCCCGTTTCATTTTACCACCAGTTTGTCAGCCAGGTTGAACGGGTGCTTCCGGCGCACACCCGTGTTGAGTATACCCTACAGACCAATGGCGTGCTTCTTACTGACGACTGGTGCCGGGCTTTGGGAGAATTAGGTGTTCGGATTGGCATCAGCATCGACGGACCGGCCGCTGTTCATGACGCTTTCCGGGTCGACCATCGGGGGCGTGGCTCCTACGCGGCAGCCGTAGCGGGTCTTCGCCGGGCGCAGACGCATCTTGCGTTACGCTACCACCCGGGTGTGCTGGTGGTGATTGACCCAACCACGCAGCCGGAAGCCTTTCTTGAGCACTTCGCCAGAATCGATGTGAAGACGCTGAATCTGTTGCTGCCTGACGGAACTCACCACAAACTACCACCTCATTGTCGCCCAGACGAAATGCGTACACCCTACGGCGACTGGCTCATCCGGCTCTTCGATGCGTGGTTCCTACTGCCGTATACAACCCGCGTTCGCATTCGCTTTTTTCAGCAGATCATCAACCTGATTCTAGGCTTCGCCGAAACAACGGAAGCAATTGGTCAGACCCACGCCCTCTTTTTAGTCATCGAAACGGACGGAAGTATAGAAGCGGAGGATTCACTCAAAGTATGTAAGTCAGGCATAACTAAAGAAGGTATGCACCTACGTACCCACTCGCTTGTATCGTCATTGGCAGCCCCCTTGATTGCCCAGTGTGCTAATAGCCACCAAACCTTACCAACCGCCTGCCAGTGCTGTCCCATTCGCAGGGTGTGTGGCGGGGGAGTCCTTTTACACCGGTATCATCCGGCTAACGGCTTCGATAATCCTTCAGTCTACTGTCGTGATCTGTTAAAGCTAATTACCCACATTCAGAACCAGATACTGGCCGTTTTACCTCCGTCATTGCTGGCCGAGACAGGCGTTCGGCCCTTGTCGTATGAGCAGGTGCTGACCATGCTGAATGAAAGGGGGAACCAGAGAAAAGTCGGTTTGGTCGAGTAA
- a CDS encoding Lantibiotic dehydratase domain protein (PFAM: Lantibiotic dehydratase domain protein~KEGG: hypothetical protein), with product MAIDLANFYLLRVPALAFLSVSTHSEEADAQLKALWEEGTLSEALFVASPSLYQQTIDHLRTTGWPVPPAFRRTLWKYALRMSTRATPFGIMAGCSVGAIAKATEVTFGKELRFVPHHRLDMSCIAQLVRELTNDPLIRPQLRFSPNNSRYIVGDELRYAEHDDNGQERHYFTASVLISTPLEAVLQRAQSGATSAQLAETLVAIGITLDAATTFVDQLIEQQLLISELEPMLTGPPMLIQLQSRLREFTGTDAILEVLTAIGSLLASTNTDACTTHQRVLSTLTRHFSPPLSQHLIQTDLFVNTPVNQLNRRVVQTILRQIEQLLPLHRPRPNAQLVSFAQRFRSRYEDRTIPLLKALDAEFGVGYGDAVGTESDYSSLLDGLSFVAASESNAFTWEAYENLLVATFSRSLREHQLAVELTDDDLHSLGTANAPTLPDSFYLFGNLLGTSSMAVDQGDFKFNLLAAQGPSVANLLGRFCAHSRVLTNHVRACLHREEQQRPDAIFAEIIHLPDDRVGNILQRPVLRRYEIPIVNQASVDESDQLYLNDLHVSVRTNGRISLWSERHQKEVIPRLSTAHNYRFGPSIYQFLADLQHQDSSLNIYWDWGPLREQPFLPRISYRNVILSRARWLLRSVSLPLGSTDALKSHLRTTYQLPRWIAVADGDNELVLDLDTDLGWQLLAEEVRRQPTVHLVEWVATPEQCWLRDDKGAYVNEIVIPCQTLAPSPRHPSPIEQPAFSRLINRQNGADGCPADEQVMRSFDPGSEWLYVKLYSGVQIADELLKKMIFPFVQELLTAGTIQNWFFVRYADPETHLRLRLQCTIPKFYGTILDRLSEWTAPYRKSGVIYRVQIDTYERELDRYGAITITETERLFAADSWAILRYLVQETNSADRWRFAMQSCDSLLADFNVDTREKVNLLRHLQEQFLAEHQADRTLRQQLNARFRSEHDRIAYDLSGHQSTGNSTTSILVERSTLLRPCVRDITSKCPSSSIPDLLASYMHMSLNRLFVSQQRTQEMVIYHFLARYYESQQARR from the coding sequence ATGGCAATCGATTTGGCCAATTTCTATCTATTGCGGGTCCCTGCTCTTGCTTTTCTCAGTGTGTCGACGCACAGCGAAGAGGCCGACGCTCAATTGAAGGCGTTATGGGAGGAAGGAACACTTAGCGAAGCACTCTTCGTAGCCTCACCTTCACTTTACCAGCAAACCATAGACCACCTGCGAACAACTGGCTGGCCAGTGCCACCTGCCTTCCGCCGAACGCTCTGGAAATATGCGCTGCGTATGAGTACCCGAGCCACACCATTCGGGATAATGGCGGGCTGCTCAGTAGGGGCAATAGCCAAGGCAACGGAGGTGACCTTTGGTAAAGAGCTGCGTTTCGTTCCTCACCATCGACTGGATATGAGCTGCATTGCCCAGCTGGTAAGGGAACTTACAAACGACCCTCTTATCCGGCCGCAGCTACGGTTTTCCCCTAATAACAGTCGCTACATCGTTGGTGATGAATTGCGCTACGCCGAACACGACGATAACGGACAGGAGCGGCACTATTTTACGGCTTCTGTACTAATTTCTACTCCATTGGAAGCCGTGCTACAACGGGCACAAAGTGGGGCGACATCTGCTCAATTAGCCGAGACATTAGTAGCTATCGGAATTACGTTGGATGCTGCCACCACATTTGTGGATCAACTGATTGAACAGCAATTGCTAATCAGTGAGCTTGAACCGATGCTGACCGGACCTCCCATGCTGATACAACTGCAAAGCCGGTTACGGGAGTTTACCGGAACCGATGCCATACTGGAGGTTTTGACAGCTATAGGCTCTCTGCTTGCCTCAACAAACACAGACGCTTGCACGACCCATCAAAGGGTTTTGTCCACATTGACCCGTCATTTTTCTCCCCCCCTATCTCAACATCTGATCCAGACCGACTTATTCGTTAACACACCTGTCAATCAACTCAACCGGCGTGTCGTGCAAACCATTCTTCGGCAAATAGAGCAGTTACTCCCGTTGCACCGCCCCCGTCCAAATGCACAGTTAGTCAGCTTCGCCCAGCGGTTTCGAAGTCGGTACGAAGACCGTACTATACCGCTGCTGAAGGCGTTGGATGCTGAGTTTGGGGTTGGCTATGGCGACGCTGTCGGCACCGAATCGGATTATTCTTCTCTACTGGATGGCTTATCGTTCGTGGCAGCTTCTGAATCGAACGCGTTCACTTGGGAGGCTTATGAGAACCTTTTAGTGGCAACGTTTAGTCGGTCACTACGGGAGCATCAACTGGCGGTCGAATTGACCGACGACGATTTACATTCGTTAGGTACGGCTAATGCACCAACCCTACCCGATAGTTTTTATTTATTCGGCAACCTACTCGGCACATCATCCATGGCCGTGGATCAAGGAGATTTTAAATTTAATCTGCTAGCTGCGCAAGGCCCATCGGTCGCTAACTTGTTGGGGCGTTTTTGTGCACATTCGAGGGTATTGACGAATCACGTTCGCGCATGCCTGCACCGGGAAGAACAGCAGCGACCCGATGCTATTTTCGCCGAAATTATTCACTTGCCTGACGACAGGGTGGGTAATATTCTCCAGCGGCCCGTCCTTCGCCGGTACGAGATACCCATCGTTAACCAAGCATCGGTTGATGAATCGGACCAACTGTATCTAAACGATTTACATGTCAGTGTACGGACAAATGGCCGAATTAGTTTGTGGTCAGAACGACACCAGAAGGAAGTTATTCCCCGGTTGTCTACGGCCCATAACTACCGCTTTGGCCCAAGCATTTATCAATTTCTGGCCGACTTGCAACACCAGGACAGTTCGCTGAATATATACTGGGATTGGGGGCCACTCCGCGAACAGCCCTTTCTCCCCCGGATTAGTTATCGGAACGTAATCCTAAGTCGGGCACGGTGGCTCCTGCGTTCGGTATCCCTACCCCTTGGTTCGACTGACGCGCTTAAAAGTCACCTTCGCACAACCTATCAATTACCCCGCTGGATTGCCGTTGCTGACGGAGATAATGAATTAGTCCTTGATCTGGATACGGATCTGGGGTGGCAACTATTGGCCGAAGAAGTCCGGCGGCAACCTACCGTTCATTTAGTAGAATGGGTAGCGACGCCAGAGCAGTGCTGGCTTCGCGATGATAAGGGAGCTTACGTGAACGAGATTGTCATCCCGTGCCAAACGCTAGCTCCCTCACCAAGACATCCTTCTCCCATTGAGCAGCCCGCGTTTTCGCGGCTGATAAACCGGCAAAATGGAGCCGACGGGTGCCCTGCCGATGAACAGGTTATGCGGTCTTTTGATCCCGGTAGTGAATGGTTATACGTCAAATTATATTCTGGGGTGCAGATTGCCGATGAACTGCTCAAGAAGATGATTTTCCCGTTTGTTCAGGAACTACTGACGGCAGGAACGATTCAAAATTGGTTTTTCGTTCGGTATGCTGATCCAGAAACACACCTTCGTTTACGGCTGCAATGCACGATTCCTAAATTCTACGGTACAATTCTGGACCGGCTGTCGGAGTGGACAGCACCGTACCGTAAGTCAGGGGTCATATACCGGGTGCAGATTGATACGTATGAACGTGAGCTTGACCGCTACGGAGCCATTACTATAACTGAAACGGAACGCCTGTTCGCGGCCGATAGCTGGGCCATACTGCGTTACTTAGTGCAAGAGACTAATTCCGCTGATCGCTGGCGGTTTGCAATGCAAAGCTGCGATAGCCTATTAGCTGATTTTAACGTAGACACAAGGGAAAAAGTCAACTTATTGCGACACTTGCAGGAACAGTTCCTGGCTGAACACCAAGCCGACCGAACCCTGCGGCAACAGCTTAACGCCCGCTTCCGGTCGGAACATGACCGGATCGCCTATGACCTTTCCGGTCATCAGTCTACAGGAAACTCTACGACCAGTATCCTTGTAGAAAGGTCGACCCTTTTACGGCCTTGCGTTCGGGACATCACCTCAAAGTGTCCCAGTTCATCAATACCAGACCTGCTGGCGAGCTACATGCATATGAGTTTAAACCGCTTATTTGTCTCCCAGCAGCGAACGCAGGAGATGGTGATCTATCATTTTCTGGCTCGTTATTACGAATCGCAGCAGGCCCGCAGGTAG
- a CDS encoding two component transcriptional regulator, LytTR family (PFAM: LytTr DNA-binding region; response regulator receiver~SMART: response regulator receiver~KEGG: hypothetical protein), with amino-acid sequence MEQRTYSCLVVDDEPLAQNLIEKFVDRLQSLRMIGKANHAVAAMEAIEQYRPDIVFLDITMPEMTGFELLQTFSANRPQIIITTAHTELAVDGYTYDVTDYLIKPIPFDRFMRSINRAIDRINGVKMPIVADSKIADGQYFWIKEGTKLLQINTDDVVFMEGLKDYVKIHLADRIIVTYLTMNKMEELLPKGQFLRINRSYLVRKKAIKAIQGNTIETINKQEVTIGLSYRAAVLESLRNTFIGRTVPE; translated from the coding sequence ATGGAACAACGTACCTACTCTTGTCTCGTTGTTGACGACGAGCCGTTAGCTCAAAATTTAATTGAAAAGTTTGTTGATCGGCTCCAGTCACTACGCATGATTGGCAAAGCCAATCATGCCGTAGCGGCTATGGAGGCCATTGAGCAGTATCGACCTGACATTGTGTTTTTAGATATCACAATGCCTGAAATGACAGGGTTCGAATTGCTGCAGACCTTTTCCGCTAACCGACCACAAATTATCATAACTACGGCACATACAGAGTTGGCTGTAGACGGGTATACGTATGACGTGACGGATTACTTGATTAAGCCAATTCCCTTCGACCGGTTCATGCGAAGCATCAATCGGGCAATTGATCGAATCAACGGGGTTAAAATGCCGATTGTAGCTGACTCCAAGATTGCAGATGGGCAGTATTTCTGGATCAAAGAAGGCACAAAACTCCTACAAATCAATACAGATGATGTCGTGTTTATGGAAGGATTAAAAGACTATGTGAAGATTCACTTAGCCGACCGGATAATCGTCACGTACCTCACTATGAACAAAATGGAGGAATTACTCCCTAAAGGCCAATTTCTGCGTATCAACCGGTCATACTTAGTTCGTAAAAAAGCAATCAAGGCCATTCAGGGTAATACCATCGAAACAATAAATAAGCAGGAGGTTACAATTGGACTTAGCTACCGTGCTGCCGTGCTGGAATCGCTAAGAAACACATTTATTGGCCGCACTGTCCCTGAATAA